CTTCACTTCTCTAGCTTCACTACAGGGTTGAATGGTTTGACAGTGAACCacagtttgttttattcataacaGTGGATGCTTAAAAGCATTAAAATGGGTTTCCTTTCTATCTCTGCATCTTCGTATGTTTCCTCCTTGTTGCTTTTGTTGAGCTGCTCTCTTTTCCCATTCTCAGTCTGCTCCGGTTCCAATGTTGGTCCAGCGTGaacttctctcctccctcatgtTGCATGTGATGCTCTGCGAGGCTGTTATGGTGTTTTTCCTTCAAACTGGACCTTCCCAGAACCTGTGGAGACCATCAGGCAGCTTTGTTGTCTGTCCTTTTATCATTTGTGACTTtcgatgctgctgtttgttctgaGGCGTCGTACGACAGGTGGTTCAATAAACCTGGGATCAGCGTTTGAGGGTGAGATCGCTAATTGGTATGAGGCTGTAAGCGCAGGCCCACAAATCCCACTGTTTCTATCCTGGGTGTCAGAACAGCACTTCAAGGCCAGGAAGATACTGGTGGTGAGTGTGGTGGTGAAGCAGGAGGGTGTaaacataaacaataaatatatacataaacCGACACATCATTACAGGAGCCCAGAACTACCCAGATTAAAACAGGATAATAAACGTAAAAATGATACAAACACAGGTGCACAGGTAAACGTATAGAAAGGACGTTAGCTACTGGCAACAGCTTGTTAACGGCTAACTAAACACTACACAAACTTGACGTATAACAATGGACTGTGAGGGTAACAACTCGCACTTActatgcgcacacacgcacaccctcgACACTGTAAAACTGTCTATTAACGAGTCGGTGTCCGCTGGCGAAGTCCTCTCTGCTTCCGTGCTGTCCCGCGACTCGAGACCCCTTCATGGAACGTGGGAATTCCCGCTGTCAACCGCACCGTCTCACAAACCTTTTGTACAgcgttcatttcatttcatcgACAAAGATCAGTTTCAAATGTGACCTGACCTGAAGCTTTGATCGGACACTCCACACAGTCCACACATTGACCTCATGCTCTCGTTGCCTTTTAGGACAGACCGTACAGATAGTGTATGTTTAAATGGTTTGTACAACACGTTACAgggcagaagaagaggagcatgTGATCCAGGCAAAGACTGAAGCATTTCTGGAGACTCTTGGTTCATCGGGGCTTTGGATTTTCAGAACGTGGAATTTACTGAGTAACTTCATAGACCTGGTTGGTGCTTGTGGTTTGATTGTACCTCAAACACTGCACGTCGATTCATTTATGCAAATCATTACATACATTGTGAGTTGTAAGGACTGTTCAGACGAGCACTTCCAGATAATCCTCTAATACTGTGCAGCCGTATCCTGTGGAGGAATCAGCATTTCAATGCTGCCTCCACGAATGAGATCAATCAGTCAATGCAGTCAATGACTTCTACTATGATCTCCTCTTATCGGGTTATATTCATTCTCCTTGTGTCCGTAGGCATATTCAAATCTCTCAATTCAAATGACCACGTTTCCATATCACAGATAAAATGATGGACAATTCAGTATAAAAGCACAGATGTCTGCTCAAAGCAACACAGCGAGTAGGTCAGTTCAACAGTTTATGCATGTTTTCAAGTCTAGTCACTGAACTTCATCTTTACACAGTTGCCGTACATTTGTTACACTCTGTGTCTAATGcaaagtgttttgctgttttcttttcagttgCTCAGGATGCAGAACTtcgtgactgtgtgtgtgttgcttttgctCAGCTTTTCTGTCCATGCTCATGTCGTGGATAACTTTGAggtttgacttttgttttttcattcgGAGACGTTGTAATTGCTGAGCTTTGTGACGTGGATGACATTggtctttgtttctttattgtgCAGAGTTGTAAAGAATACTTTTATGAAGGCTTTGTTCCTCAAGGACTGACGTCTGGCAACGACGTCTACATCTGCCAGCGctataataataagtaatatcGTTTATAACGGATCAAacatttcaataataataacttgAATAACAACGTTACATGTCGGATCTCATTTTATCATCACCAGGTACCACTTTGCCACGCTGTACGACACCGCCCACCGCATTCCTGTCTACTCAGCTTATGTGTTTGAGAgcaacgcaaaaaccaaacggCGGAGAAAGTGGTTTGTAGAACCTCAGGTAAAGCAAACATCGTTCTTCTAACCAGTAAAAGACATATTTGGctaccgtgtgtgtgcgtgtgtgtgtgtgcgtgtgttgacTATAGTGTTTCAAAAGAAAAgtatcaatttaaaaaatgtccTTTTGATTAGACAAAGGCCACAGTTACATTTTGGTTCTTGTAGCTGGCTGACAGGTCGTTGGCTATGAAGGAAATGAAGACCCAGGGGGAGATGAAGGTAAAGAACATATTAAAAATAGAAGATAAACAGGCTGTGGATGCAGATTATGACAGCCTTGCTCCTTCATGGCTGTATGACCACGGACACCTCAACCCCTGCGGACACCACGCAGGTCAGGATGAGGAACTGCTGCTCCACTCTCCAGTATTGTGTGATCTTACATGatgttaaatgtgaaaacagAGCAATAGAAACATGCTTCAATATAAAGTGATTAGTAAATAAGCTACTTATTAACATTCAGATtactttgtactgtactgtaattttATACTTAAATTATTACTCACGTAACCTAataattttactttttacagAAGAGGGTTGCGCGGCCACTTTCACTTTGACCAATGTTGTTCCTCAGAACAAAAAGCTAAACAACGGCCCCTGGGCGGTTTATGAGACCAGCAGCAAAGAGATTTTCAAAAAATGcaaaactgcttttgttttggttgGAGCGATTCCTTCTGAAGCAAActggctgcagagaggaggcgtGAACCGCGTCAACGTCCCACAGTCCCTGTGGCAGGCGTTCTGCTGCGTGGACAAGAACCAGCAGGCCTCCAGTGGAGCCGCCAGAGCACAGAACATGGACACGCAGGTGGAGCGGGTCgccctggcagaactccaagaGTTCCTCAGAAAAAAACTCAATAAGGCAGAAGCCCCCAAGCTGTTTGCCAACAACTGTGAGGCAGTGAAGAAGCCCTGAACGTGTTGTCACTACCTGTGGTGGAAAtgtcccataaagaggcagatgagagagttgtcttttgtgagatttattataaaaataaagaaaataaaaataatggggaaagcaaatcaaaagcatggatgttgatcgtgcacatcaacaaaccaaaaaccagctgagatcagtgcacacaccacgaaggtgtgatgcaaagagcccacgatcctcacgttgcttctgccttttaacccctttctgtggctctggtggaatgtctttctgcagcaatggaattgtttgcgccgccttatctcgccgtgagtgagaatgtttgctttctcacttctgcatcgtcatgtcttgttatctaaaggaaggaacaccgagcttccaagacaagatgcatttgctttaacagccttgggtctggtggggagtcagataggatggagccagagtccgggtgtaaaagacaaacatatatcataaattattagtcagtcaaatggaacatcagatgtttagacttgatgtacgacagcacaagagattagttgtttgtgtaagaatgttcagtgttgcacctaaccagcacatgacgactgtgttggataagaaacagcaaaggcacaatttttccattacagcaccacaaaaaagcagacaggaaggaaacaggaagcaatgtCTGATCCAACAAATAaagagacaggaggcagcaACACGTCCAAGCGTGAAGGCTGCTTTATTCCCCACATTCAGGTCCAGTTCTGCTTCAGAACCGATCCACGCGTTCTTTACCCCGTCACCAAGCAATGCTGCGTGTCTCAGGACGTTAACGGGTGTGTGGCGCGTGATCCTCGTCCTGCCGTGAAAAGCTGGCTCCGTTCAGCGCTTTGAATTGAGCtttacagaaaaaacaaacacgttcTTCACACGCAACAAAAGCGGCTTTTATTTCGTTGTGCGCGGAGACAAACGCGAGTCCAGCTGGAGATTCGCTCGGATCTGGACGGCGTCGTCAGCAGCGCGGCCTC
The genomic region above belongs to Betta splendens chromosome 6, fBetSpl5.4, whole genome shotgun sequence and contains:
- the LOC114857709 gene encoding endonuclease domain-containing 1 protein-like, encoding MQSVLLFSFQLLRMQNFVTVCVLLLLSFSVHAHVVDNFESCKEYFYEGFVPQGLTSGNDVYICQRYNNKYHFATLYDTAHRIPVYSAYVFESNAKTKRRRKWFVEPQLADRSLAMKEMKTQGEMKVKNILKIEDKQAVDADYDSLAPSWLYDHGHLNPCGHHAEEGCAATFTLTNVVPQNKKLNNGPWAVYETSSKEIFKKCKTAFVLVGAIPSEANWLQRGGVNRVNVPQSLWQAFCCVDKNQQASSGAARAQNMDTQVERVALAELQEFLRKKLNKAEAPKLFANNCEAVKKP